The bacterium genome includes a window with the following:
- the cutA gene encoding divalent-cation tolerance protein CutA gives MPDGFIIIYSTFPNKKTAVKIIKMLIAAKLAACGSMFELDSLYVWKKKTERAREWGAFIKTKSRNYKKVEEFILRHHPYEVPEIVSWDIKRGSKSYLHWIKENTI, from the coding sequence ATGCCTGACGGTTTCATAATAATATACTCGACGTTCCCGAATAAAAAGACGGCCGTTAAAATAATTAAAATGCTAATCGCCGCAAAACTGGCCGCCTGCGGCAGCATGTTCGAGCTTGATTCGCTCTATGTTTGGAAGAAGAAAACCGAACGCGCGCGTGAATGGGGCGCGTTCATTAAGACAAAAAGTAGGAATTATAAAAAAGTGGAAGAGTTCATTTTGAGGCATCATCCCTACGAAGTGCCGGAGATCGTTAGCTGGGACATCAAACGGGGTTCGAAGAGCTACCTACACTGGATCAAAGAAAATACGATTTGA
- the folE gene encoding GTP cyclohydrolase I FolE, giving the protein MNKKKIEKAVRAILEAIGEDVDRDGLKDTPRRIADMYEDIFAGIKQDPKKELKTYRTKNEDEMIIIKDVPFYSVCEHHLLPFLGKAHVVYIPKDNRITGFSSLVKVIDIMAKKPLMQERLTHEIADFLMANLKPLGVLVVIEAEHLCLSMIGVKKSGMLTVTSAIRGAMRSAATRAEALSLIKGR; this is encoded by the coding sequence ATGAACAAGAAAAAGATCGAAAAAGCGGTCCGCGCGATCCTTGAAGCGATCGGCGAAGACGTTGACCGCGACGGACTTAAAGACACGCCGCGCCGGATCGCTGACATGTACGAGGACATTTTTGCCGGCATCAAACAGGACCCGAAAAAGGAACTTAAAACATACCGGACCAAGAACGAAGATGAGATGATCATCATCAAGGACGTCCCGTTCTATTCCGTATGCGAACATCACCTGCTGCCATTCCTGGGCAAAGCGCATGTTGTCTACATTCCCAAAGATAACCGGATCACAGGTTTTTCCAGTCTGGTTAAAGTCATCGATATCATGGCAAAAAAACCCCTGATGCAGGAACGCCTGACTCATGAGATCGCTGATTTTTTAATGGCGAATCTAAAACCTCTGGGCGTGCTGGTCGTGATCGAAGCCGAACACTTGTGCCTGTCCATGATCGGCGTGAAAAAATCCGGCATGCTGACCGTGACCTCCGCGATCCGCGGCGCCATGCGTTCAGCCGCGACCCGGGCTGAAGCCTTGTCTCTGATTAAAGGCCGTTGA